A portion of the Flavobacterium limnophilum genome contains these proteins:
- a CDS encoding carboxypeptidase-like regulatory domain-containing protein, protein MKNTILVALFFVGSFSFAQTVKIEGVITDNKNVGLEMVNVMAVNKATKGMDSYAITNDKGRYVLDLKINTAYTISVSFLGMQSTQIEIVTTNVNVSKNITLQEGAVELDGVEIVREMPVSIKGDTIVYNADSFKSGTERKLEDVLKKLPGVEVNADGEIEVEGKKVTKLMVEGKDFFDGDTKLGVKNIPADAIDKVQVLRNFNENSILKGVENNQDNVAMNIKLKSGKKNFWFGDLTAGIGLGMLDSRYLINPKLFYYSPKYSINLITNFNNIGELPLTIQDYMKLTGGFRGLASKGGSSFNVTSNDLGISLMRNNRAKEIETQFGAANFSYSVNKAWTLSGFGIISSSLTDLETLSQTNILEPNSSEIQSTENKKELANQKSNLGMFKLSSSYKPSTNFQFDYDVLTKISKQQEDAPLVRESIVDNTSTTEIINTTKEQEPISVNQNLSLFYTLNEKNIFAVEMQHLYQEEDPFYNANLNSQPFDLVGYVAGQNRNDISQNRFVKTNKIDAKVDYYYMLTPKSNVNITLGNTYSYQNFNSNMYQILDNQSINELEDVTNKNDVNYNFNDAFLGLHYKILTGKFTFTPGVSIHSYNMTNQQLGTDFSQNFSRVLPDLLAIFQIKKAESLTYNFSYTNSFTDINQLAEGFVFSNYNSLRKGRRTLENATARQHSLRYFKYNMFNMENISAFLTYSKRIDAIKTEAFYDGVNQSSVPYNSSDFADETLSGSGSYGRSFLKNYKASFSANLNWSLFNNIQNNVLSTNESFTQSYTLKASTNYKKMPNLEVGYNIVINDYANSVYYTDRPFAKLDYYFLNSFSLVTEYEFYHYYNAEKTVNNEYDFLSASLIYQKKDSKFEYKISGTNLLNTKSINDDSFSQFSTRTSQYTVQPRYLILSLKYNI, encoded by the coding sequence ATGAAAAATACAATTTTAGTTGCTCTGTTTTTTGTTGGCTCATTTTCTTTTGCCCAAACTGTGAAAATTGAAGGAGTTATAACCGATAATAAGAATGTTGGTTTGGAAATGGTGAACGTCATGGCGGTAAACAAAGCCACAAAAGGAATGGATTCCTATGCTATTACAAATGATAAAGGAAGGTATGTTCTCGATTTGAAGATAAATACAGCTTATACGATCAGTGTGAGTTTTCTGGGAATGCAAAGCACGCAGATAGAAATCGTTACCACTAACGTGAATGTCAGTAAAAATATAACGCTGCAAGAAGGCGCAGTTGAATTGGACGGAGTGGAAATTGTACGCGAAATGCCGGTTTCCATCAAAGGCGACACCATAGTTTACAATGCCGATTCTTTTAAATCAGGAACCGAACGAAAACTCGAAGATGTCCTCAAAAAATTGCCGGGAGTCGAAGTCAATGCCGATGGTGAAATAGAAGTCGAAGGCAAAAAAGTGACCAAATTAATGGTCGAAGGCAAAGACTTTTTTGACGGCGATACCAAATTGGGTGTCAAAAACATTCCAGCCGATGCCATCGACAAAGTACAAGTGCTTCGCAATTTCAACGAAAACTCGATTCTGAAAGGCGTGGAAAACAATCAAGACAATGTGGCGATGAACATCAAACTGAAATCCGGGAAAAAGAATTTCTGGTTTGGTGATTTGACCGCAGGAATTGGCTTGGGAATGTTGGATAGCCGCTATTTGATTAACCCAAAATTGTTTTATTATAGTCCGAAATACAGCATCAACCTCATTACTAATTTCAATAATATTGGGGAGTTGCCCTTGACTATCCAGGATTACATGAAACTGACGGGAGGATTTAGAGGTTTGGCTTCCAAAGGAGGTTCCAGTTTTAATGTCACTTCCAACGATTTGGGGATTTCATTGATGAGGAACAATCGAGCCAAGGAAATTGAAACCCAGTTTGGAGCGGCCAATTTCTCTTATAGCGTTAATAAAGCTTGGACTTTGAGCGGTTTTGGAATCATTTCTTCCTCACTTACGGATTTAGAAACCCTTTCGCAAACCAATATCTTGGAACCTAATTCTTCCGAAATTCAATCCACGGAGAACAAGAAAGAATTGGCCAATCAAAAAAGTAATTTGGGAATGTTCAAGCTCAGTTCGAGTTACAAACCATCGACTAATTTCCAGTTTGATTATGATGTTTTGACCAAGATTTCGAAACAGCAGGAAGATGCGCCTTTGGTAAGGGAATCCATTGTCGATAACACTTCGACAACCGAAATTATCAATACCACAAAAGAGCAAGAACCCATTTCTGTAAATCAAAACCTGAGCTTGTTTTATACGCTCAACGAAAAAAATATTTTCGCGGTCGAAATGCAGCATTTGTATCAAGAAGAGGATCCTTTTTATAATGCCAATTTAAATTCGCAACCTTTTGATTTAGTGGGGTATGTTGCAGGTCAAAACAGGAATGATATTTCTCAAAACCGTTTTGTAAAGACCAATAAGATAGATGCTAAAGTCGATTATTATTATATGCTTACGCCAAAAAGCAATGTCAATATCACATTGGGAAATACCTATTCTTATCAAAATTTTAATTCCAATATGTATCAAATTCTGGACAATCAATCCATTAATGAATTAGAGGATGTGACCAATAAAAATGACGTAAATTACAATTTCAACGATGCCTTTTTGGGCTTGCATTACAAGATTTTGACCGGTAAATTTACTTTTACGCCTGGGGTGAGCATCCATAGTTACAATATGACCAATCAGCAGTTAGGAACAGATTTTAGTCAAAATTTCTCCAGAGTTTTACCGGATTTATTGGCAATTTTTCAAATTAAAAAAGCTGAAAGTTTGACTTATAATTTTTCATATACTAATAGTTTTACCGATATTAATCAATTGGCGGAAGGTTTTGTTTTTTCTAATTACAATAGCCTACGAAAAGGAAGAAGAACACTCGAAAACGCAACCGCTCGTCAACATTCGTTGCGTTATTTTAAATACAATATGTTTAACATGGAAAATATATCCGCCTTTTTGACCTATTCCAAACGAATAGATGCCATAAAGACGGAAGCCTTTTACGATGGCGTAAACCAATCCTCTGTGCCGTATAATTCATCAGACTTTGCAGACGAAACTTTATCAGGAAGTGGTTCTTACGGTCGCTCTTTCTTGAAGAATTACAAAGCCTCTTTTTCGGCAAACCTAAATTGGTCTTTATTCAATAATATTCAAAACAATGTGTTGTCAACCAATGAAAGTTTTACCCAAAGCTATACGCTAAAAGCATCCACGAATTACAAAAAAATGCCCAATTTAGAGGTGGGTTACAATATTGTAATTAATGATTATGCCAACAGTGTTTACTATACAGACCGACCTTTTGCCAAATTGGATTATTACTTTCTGAATAGTTTTTCACTTGTGACGGAATATGAATTTTACCACTATTACAATGCTGAAAAAACCGTAAACAACGAATATGATTTCTTGAGTGCAAGCTTGATTTATCAAAAGAAAGATAGCAAGTTCGAGTATAAAATTAGTGGAACCAATCTCTTGAATACCAAATCTATCAACGACGACAGTTTCTCGCAATTTTCTACCAGAACCTCGCAATATACTGTTCAACCTCGATATTTGATTCTTTCTTTAAAGTATAATATTTAA
- the metK gene encoding methionine adenosyltransferase, with protein MAYLFTSESVSEGHPDKVADQISDALIDNFLAFDPESKVACETLVTTGQVILAGEVKSETYLDVQTIARDVIKKIGYTKSEYMFEANSCGVLSAIHEQSADINQGVDRASKEEQGAGDQGMMFGYATNETENYMPLALDIAHALLIELANIRRENSEITYLRPDAKSQVTLEYSDDNKPQRIDAIVISTQHDDFAPEAEMLAKIKSDLISILIPRIKAKYPQYAHLFNDKIQYHINPTGKFVIGGPHGDTGLTGRKIIVDTYGGKGAHGGGAFSGKDPSKVDRSAAYATRHIAKNLVAAGVADEILVQVSYAIGVAKPMGIFVDTYGTSKVNLTNGEIAKKVEEIFDMRPYFIEQRLKLRNPIYSETAAYGHMGRKPETVTKTFYAPGGIEKTVTVELFTWEKLDFVDQVKAAFGL; from the coding sequence ATGGCTTATTTATTTACGTCAGAATCTGTGAGCGAAGGACATCCAGACAAAGTTGCTGATCAAATTTCAGATGCGTTAATTGATAACTTCTTGGCTTTTGATCCAGAATCGAAAGTGGCATGTGAAACTTTGGTTACCACTGGACAGGTTATTTTGGCTGGTGAAGTAAAATCTGAAACTTATTTGGATGTTCAAACTATTGCTAGAGATGTCATCAAAAAAATTGGCTATACCAAAAGTGAATATATGTTTGAAGCCAATTCTTGCGGCGTTCTTTCGGCCATTCACGAACAATCTGCCGACATCAATCAAGGTGTTGACAGAGCCAGCAAAGAAGAACAAGGAGCTGGTGACCAAGGAATGATGTTTGGTTATGCCACCAATGAAACTGAAAATTATATGCCTTTGGCTTTGGATATTGCTCACGCATTATTGATTGAATTGGCAAATATTAGAAGAGAAAATTCCGAAATTACATATTTGCGTCCCGATGCTAAATCACAAGTAACTTTAGAATATTCAGACGACAACAAACCACAACGTATTGATGCAATTGTAATTTCGACACAACACGACGATTTTGCTCCAGAAGCTGAAATGTTGGCTAAAATCAAAAGTGATTTAATCTCTATTTTGATTCCAAGAATTAAAGCGAAATATCCTCAATATGCCCACTTGTTTAACGACAAAATCCAATACCACATCAACCCTACCGGGAAATTTGTTATTGGTGGACCACACGGAGATACAGGATTGACTGGAAGAAAAATTATCGTGGATACTTACGGTGGAAAAGGAGCTCACGGTGGTGGTGCTTTCTCTGGAAAAGATCCAAGTAAAGTGGATAGAAGTGCGGCTTATGCAACACGTCATATTGCCAAAAACCTTGTAGCAGCCGGTGTTGCCGACGAAATTTTGGTTCAAGTTTCTTATGCTATTGGGGTTGCAAAACCAATGGGAATCTTTGTTGACACTTACGGAACTTCAAAAGTGAATTTGACCAATGGTGAAATTGCCAAAAAAGTGGAAGAAATTTTTGATATGCGTCCATACTTTATCGAGCAACGTTTGAAATTGAGAAATCCTATTTATAGCGAAACTGCTGCTTACGGACATATGGGACGTAAACCAGAAACTGTAACTAAAACTTTTTATGCTCCAGGTGGAATTGAAAAAACAGTTACAGTAGAATTGTTTACTTGGGAGAAACTAGATTTCGTGGATCAAGTGAAAGCTGCTTTTGGGTTGTAA
- a CDS encoding O-acetylhomoserine aminocarboxypropyltransferase/cysteine synthase family protein, which translates to MSTPKFATNALHAGHDVTKTAGTRAVPIYQTSSYVFNNSGHAANLFGLAEAGFIYTRLNNPTNDILEQRLAALEGGIAAVVTASGTAAIATSLLVLLKAGDHIVASNSLYGGTYNLLSATLPRLGITTTFVDPSDAANFTKAAQENTKVFFAESLGNPKLDVLDLKAISAEAKAFKVPFIVDNTVPSPYLLNPIEHGANIVIHSLTKYISGNGTSLGGAVIDAGTFDWSSGRFPEFTEPSASYHGLVYHEALGNAAFIAKVRIEGLRDFGAALSPFNAFQIIQGLETLQVRVQKHSENGLALAKWLETQDQVSWVNYPGLKSSKYYDLATQYLPKGQNGLLTFGLKGGFEAAKKVADETKLFSLLANIGDTKSLIIHPASTTHQQLSDAEQVATGVTKDLIRLSVGLEDIEDLKADLQAVFENLKE; encoded by the coding sequence ATGAGCACTCCAAAATTCGCTACAAACGCATTACACGCAGGACACGACGTTACTAAAACAGCAGGAACTAGAGCGGTACCTATTTATCAAACCAGTTCTTATGTATTTAATAATTCAGGTCATGCGGCCAATTTATTTGGACTTGCCGAAGCGGGATTTATATATACCAGATTAAATAATCCAACTAACGATATACTAGAACAACGTTTGGCAGCTCTCGAAGGCGGAATTGCCGCAGTAGTTACCGCATCGGGAACGGCAGCCATTGCAACATCATTATTGGTTTTACTGAAGGCGGGCGATCACATCGTGGCTTCCAATAGTTTATATGGCGGAACCTATAATTTGTTGAGTGCCACTTTGCCAAGATTGGGAATTACCACCACGTTTGTAGATCCATCGGATGCGGCCAATTTTACCAAAGCAGCCCAAGAAAATACCAAAGTGTTCTTTGCAGAAAGTTTAGGAAATCCAAAATTGGACGTCCTGGATTTGAAAGCCATTTCGGCCGAAGCAAAAGCCTTTAAAGTTCCTTTTATTGTAGACAACACGGTTCCTTCTCCTTATTTGCTAAACCCAATCGAGCACGGTGCCAATATCGTGATTCATTCCTTGACCAAATACATTTCAGGAAATGGAACATCGCTTGGAGGAGCTGTTATCGATGCAGGAACATTCGACTGGAGCAGCGGAAGATTCCCTGAATTTACCGAACCATCGGCAAGTTATCACGGATTGGTTTATCACGAAGCGCTTGGAAATGCTGCTTTTATTGCCAAAGTGAGAATCGAAGGTTTGCGGGATTTTGGTGCAGCTTTGAGTCCGTTCAATGCTTTCCAGATTATTCAGGGACTCGAAACTTTGCAGGTTCGCGTCCAGAAGCACAGCGAAAACGGATTGGCTTTGGCCAAATGGTTGGAAACCCAAGACCAAGTTTCGTGGGTCAATTATCCAGGGTTAAAGTCCAGTAAATATTACGATTTGGCAACACAATATTTACCCAAGGGACAAAACGGATTGCTAACTTTCGGCCTTAAAGGAGGTTTTGAAGCCGCCAAGAAAGTGGCCGATGAAACAAAGCTATTTTCGCTTTTGGCCAACATTGGTGACACAAAATCATTGATTATCCATCCGGCGAGTACCACGCATCAGCAGTTGTCAGATGCAGAGCAGGTCGCCACGGGAGTAACCAAGGATTTAATCCGACTCTCGGTAGGGTTGGAAGACATAGAAGACTTGAAAGCCGATTTACAGGCAGTTTTCGAAAATTTAAAAGAATAA